In one window of Arctopsyche grandis isolate Sample6627 chromosome 6, ASM5162203v2, whole genome shotgun sequence DNA:
- the LOC143913420 gene encoding putative exonuclease GOR isoform X5, protein MGHTGKILGMDCSSDGKYLVTCAEDEPQADLGETSSSSSSEGGKENRSPTDSPTGSSPGSPTVPRRATRRRRKPRSAREPRMQASNSPVPQMPSPGPLHRYAELRLMEHDLANLLSRYLLTDEQLANLGYPVESASHPTCALIYAIEFTPAITKFDVNAREFVPGCVGGKRWYREDDSGRGSGSSSPRSGDSDPDSEEDKLSSSVQRRCARCTRGFWLSANGEYLTRERCRHHWGRMRRTMSTATSPLAPIWSWACCGGSANSAGCTRAPLHVWSGTCAGINGPLNGFVRTRYRAPGAPRRRILALDCEMCYTAAGLQVAQLEVVGADGRRVYSTYVQPDSPIIDYNTRFSGISARHLQKNTKSLKEVQNDLLCLIDAETILVGHGLENDLRALRILHGRVVDTAVSFPDSRGLPYRRSLRALVQQHLEYDVQQAQHCPLEDARVSLDLMLWRVQRDFLSRPVFA, encoded by the coding sequence ACGAACCTCAAGCAGACCTGGGTGAGACCAGTAGCAGCAGCAGCTCTGAAGGTGGCAAGGAGAATCGCAGCCCCACCGACAGTCCGACTGGAAGTTCACCTGGAAGTCCAACAGTTCCTCGACGCGCTACACGCCGCCGTCGAAAACCTCGTTCCGCTAGAGAACCCAGAATGCAAGCCTCCAATTCACCCGTTCCGCAAATGCCTTCACCGGGACCATTACACAGATATGCAGAACTTCGACTAATGGAACATGATCTGGCTAATCTACTTAGCCGCTATTTACTCACTGACGAGCAGCTCGCAAATTTGGGCTATCCAGTAGAAAGCGCCTCACACCCAACATGCGCGCTAATTTACGCAATTGAATTCACTCCAGCGATAACAAAATTCGATGTGAACGCGAGGGAATTCGTACCTGGTTGTGTAGGCGGAAAGAGATGGTATCGCGAAGATGACAGCGGGCGAGGATCAGGGAGCTCAAGTCCTAGATCAGGCGATAGTGATCCAGACAGTGAAGAGGATAAACTAAGTTCGAGTGTCCAACGACGCTGCGCCAGATGCACTCGAGGTTTCTGGCTCTCAGCTAACGGAGAGTATCTGACGAGAGAGCGATGTCGCCATCATTGGGGTCGTATGAGGAGAACCATGTCGACGGCTACCTCCCCTCTGGCGCCTATTTGGTCTTGGGCGTGTTGTGGAGGTAGTGCAAACTCTGCCGGTTGTACAAGAGCTCCGCTTCACGTGTGGTCAGGCACGTGCGCAGGAATTAATGGTCCGTTGAATGGTTTTGTACGGACGAGATACAGAGCTCCAGGAGCACCACGACGAAGAATTTTGGCATTGGATTGTGAAATGTGTTACACCGCAGCGGGCTTACAGGTTGCCCAGCTTGAGGTAGTAGGAGCTGATGGAAGAAGGGTGTACAGCACGTACGTCCAGCCTGATTCACCTATCATCGACTATAATACAAGATTTTCGGGCATTAGCGCTCGCCACttgcaaaaaaatacgaaatcgtTAAAGGAAGTTCAGAACGACTTGCTATGTCTCATCGACGCCGAGACCATACTAGTGGGGCACGGTCTCGAGAACGACCTACGTGCTCTTCGAATCCTCCACGGACGAGTGGTAGACACAGCCGTCAGCTTTCCCGATTCGAGAGGGCTGCCTTACAGAAGATCGTTACGAGCCTTAGTACAACAACACTTGGAATATGATGTCCAACAAGCTCAACATTGTCCGCTTGAGGACGCTCGAGTCTCCCTCGACCTGATGCTGTGGAGAGTGCAGCGGGATTTCTTGTCCCGTCCGGTGTTCGCGTGA
- the LOC143913420 gene encoding putative exonuclease GOR isoform X4 has translation MKKNAVLCLCAIATSPTDAAKSFFTSASGVDAWKTASNEPQADLGETSSSSSSEGGKENRSPTDSPTGSSPGSPTVPRRATRRRRKPRSAREPRMQASNSPVPQMPSPGPLHRYAELRLMEHDLANLLSRYLLTDEQLANLGYPVESASHPTCALIYAIEFTPAITKFDVNAREFVPGCVGGKRWYREDDSGRGSGSSSPRSGDSDPDSEEDKLSSSVQRRCARCTRGFWLSANGEYLTRERCRHHWGRMRRTMSTATSPLAPIWSWACCGGSANSAGCTRAPLHVWSGTCAGINGPLNGFVRTRYRAPGAPRRRILALDCEMCYTAAGLQVAQLEVVGADGRRVYSTYVQPDSPIIDYNTRFSGISARHLQKNTKSLKEVQNDLLCLIDAETILVGHGLENDLRALRILHGRVVDTAVSFPDSRGLPYRRSLRALVQQHLEYDVQQAQHCPLEDARVSLDLMLWRVQRDFLSRPVFA, from the coding sequence ACGAACCTCAAGCAGACCTGGGTGAGACCAGTAGCAGCAGCAGCTCTGAAGGTGGCAAGGAGAATCGCAGCCCCACCGACAGTCCGACTGGAAGTTCACCTGGAAGTCCAACAGTTCCTCGACGCGCTACACGCCGCCGTCGAAAACCTCGTTCCGCTAGAGAACCCAGAATGCAAGCCTCCAATTCACCCGTTCCGCAAATGCCTTCACCGGGACCATTACACAGATATGCAGAACTTCGACTAATGGAACATGATCTGGCTAATCTACTTAGCCGCTATTTACTCACTGACGAGCAGCTCGCAAATTTGGGCTATCCAGTAGAAAGCGCCTCACACCCAACATGCGCGCTAATTTACGCAATTGAATTCACTCCAGCGATAACAAAATTCGATGTGAACGCGAGGGAATTCGTACCTGGTTGTGTAGGCGGAAAGAGATGGTATCGCGAAGATGACAGCGGGCGAGGATCAGGGAGCTCAAGTCCTAGATCAGGCGATAGTGATCCAGACAGTGAAGAGGATAAACTAAGTTCGAGTGTCCAACGACGCTGCGCCAGATGCACTCGAGGTTTCTGGCTCTCAGCTAACGGAGAGTATCTGACGAGAGAGCGATGTCGCCATCATTGGGGTCGTATGAGGAGAACCATGTCGACGGCTACCTCCCCTCTGGCGCCTATTTGGTCTTGGGCGTGTTGTGGAGGTAGTGCAAACTCTGCCGGTTGTACAAGAGCTCCGCTTCACGTGTGGTCAGGCACGTGCGCAGGAATTAATGGTCCGTTGAATGGTTTTGTACGGACGAGATACAGAGCTCCAGGAGCACCACGACGAAGAATTTTGGCATTGGATTGTGAAATGTGTTACACCGCAGCGGGCTTACAGGTTGCCCAGCTTGAGGTAGTAGGAGCTGATGGAAGAAGGGTGTACAGCACGTACGTCCAGCCTGATTCACCTATCATCGACTATAATACAAGATTTTCGGGCATTAGCGCTCGCCACttgcaaaaaaatacgaaatcgtTAAAGGAAGTTCAGAACGACTTGCTATGTCTCATCGACGCCGAGACCATACTAGTGGGGCACGGTCTCGAGAACGACCTACGTGCTCTTCGAATCCTCCACGGACGAGTGGTAGACACAGCCGTCAGCTTTCCCGATTCGAGAGGGCTGCCTTACAGAAGATCGTTACGAGCCTTAGTACAACAACACTTGGAATATGATGTCCAACAAGCTCAACATTGTCCGCTTGAGGACGCTCGAGTCTCCCTCGACCTGATGCTGTGGAGAGTGCAGCGGGATTTCTTGTCCCGTCCGGTGTTCGCGTGA